From Blastochloris viridis, one genomic window encodes:
- a CDS encoding BolA family protein, protein MTAAERIASRLQAALDPADLKVIDESDRHAGHAGARAGGESHFRVYIVAEAFRGKTRLDRHRMVNEALKAELEAGIHALAVHANAPGE, encoded by the coding sequence ATGACAGCTGCCGAACGCATCGCGAGCCGCCTCCAGGCCGCGCTCGACCCCGCCGACCTCAAGGTCATCGACGAATCGGACCGCCACGCCGGCCACGCCGGCGCCCGCGCCGGTGGCGAGAGCCACTTCCGGGTCTATATCGTGGCGGAGGCGTTCCGGGGGAAGACCCGGCTGGATCGTCACCGCATGGTGAACGAGGCGTTAAAGGCCGAGCTTGAGGCCGGCATCCACGCGCTGGCGGTTCACGCGAACGCGCCGGGGGAGTGA